In Actinoplanes derwentensis, the following proteins share a genomic window:
- a CDS encoding helix-turn-helix domain-containing protein codes for MRWNLRMRAAQTGIWKSNEMRRRLAEAGLEISAGKMSALWTGQPTTIRLDDLDVICLVLQCTPSDLLICEPEQAAARRPATSAMESDEPVAVAPRLGRGRSMPPA; via the coding sequence ATGCGCTGGAACCTGCGGATGCGCGCCGCGCAGACCGGCATCTGGAAGTCCAACGAGATGCGCCGCCGACTCGCCGAAGCAGGGCTGGAGATCTCGGCGGGCAAGATGTCGGCGTTGTGGACCGGGCAACCCACCACGATCCGCCTCGACGACCTCGACGTCATTTGCCTCGTCCTGCAATGCACGCCATCGGACCTGCTGATCTGCGAGCCGGAACAGGCGGCGGCACGCCGGCCTGCCACGTCCGCCATGGAGTCGGACGAGCCGGTGGCGGTCGCACCTCGACTTGGCCGAGGACGCTCGATGCCGCCGGCATGA